The Microcoleus sp. FACHB-68 genome includes a region encoding these proteins:
- the cax gene encoding calcium/proton exchanger yields the protein MLNTKNVLSALLLFVPISIAAHFLDWGSSVIFITSALAIIPLAAWMGTATEEIAVVLGPTLGGLLNATFGNATELIIGVVALKAGLINVVKASITGSIMGNLLLVMGLSMLLGGLRFKEQTFQPIVARSNASAMNLAVIAMLLPTAMGATVPGIPEATLQRLSVAVAVVLILVYGLTLLFSMKTHTYLYDVGLAEMDPADLAEANLAPDDPKGEVNLPLWIGVLLAATLVVAVESELLVASLEEATSALGLTALFTGVILVPIIGNAAEHATAVTVAMKNKMDLSVSVAVGSSLQIALFVAPVLVLAGWIFDQPMDLYFNPFELVAVAVAVLIANSVSSDGRSDWLEGTLLLAAYAVLALAFYFHPVIEGIG from the coding sequence ATGCTCAACACAAAAAATGTCTTATCAGCCTTGTTGCTGTTTGTCCCGATTTCCATTGCCGCCCATTTCCTAGACTGGGGATCGTCGGTTATCTTCATCACCTCGGCGCTGGCGATCATTCCTCTCGCCGCGTGGATGGGGACTGCCACTGAAGAAATTGCCGTTGTTCTTGGCCCCACTTTGGGCGGTCTGTTAAACGCCACCTTTGGCAATGCCACTGAATTGATTATTGGCGTTGTCGCCCTCAAAGCGGGACTGATCAATGTTGTCAAAGCCAGTATCACCGGCTCGATTATGGGCAACTTACTCTTGGTGATGGGCCTTTCCATGCTATTAGGTGGCCTTCGTTTTAAAGAGCAGACCTTTCAGCCTATTGTGGCCCGATCCAACGCCTCTGCGATGAATCTGGCTGTGATTGCCATGCTGCTGCCAACCGCGATGGGTGCAACGGTTCCCGGCATTCCGGAAGCGACGCTGCAGCGCCTCTCCGTCGCCGTCGCTGTGGTGTTAATTTTGGTCTATGGCCTAACGCTGCTGTTTTCGATGAAAACTCACACCTATCTCTATGATGTGGGTTTGGCAGAGATGGACCCGGCAGATTTAGCTGAAGCCAACCTAGCACCCGATGACCCTAAAGGAGAGGTGAACCTGCCGCTTTGGATTGGGGTACTCTTAGCGGCTACCCTAGTCGTTGCGGTTGAGTCTGAATTGCTGGTTGCCTCCCTCGAAGAAGCGACTTCCGCGCTGGGACTGACGGCGCTGTTTACCGGCGTTATCCTGGTTCCGATTATTGGCAATGCTGCCGAACACGCCACAGCGGTTACGGTGGCGATGAAAAATAAAATGGATCTGTCTGTCTCTGTGGCAGTGGGATCGAGTTTGCAAATTGCCTTGTTTGTTGCGCCGGTGTTGGTGTTAGCCGGCTGGATATTTGACCAACCGATGGATCTGTACTTCAACCCGTTTGAACTGGTGGCGGTGGCAGTGGCGGTGTTGATTGCTAACTCGGTGAGTTCCGATGGCCGGTCTGATTGGCTGGAAGGCACCCTGTTGCTAGCTGCCTATGCAGTTTTGGCACTCGCGTTCTATTTCCATCCGGTCATTGAAGGAATCGGTTAA
- a CDS encoding RDD family protein: protein MSYCINPNCPKPQNPENLLFCQSCGSDLLLNGHYRVMSILGEGGFAKTYEVSDCGTPKVLKVLFLHQEKAISLFQQEARVLSRLHHPGIPRVEPDGYFTFYPKNSDQPVYCLVMEKIAGLDLEEWMNERNHQPISEALAINWLKELAEILDRVHQQNYFHRDIKPANIMLRSATDSLNTGRQELALIDFGTAREITATVLGGRHNGTQIFSAGYSPIEQVNGQAVPQSDFFALGRTFVYLLTGLPPSDLPVDADTGNLIWRDRANISQPMADLIDNLMGLFPVNRPQNAQIILQRLAEIEGTLNPVQYPSAKVKSASGSQSIQPANYSAAGFWRRFSAYLIDSTAVTVGGAVIGSFLINHVYNLIQEPWQALSVFLGAMVLSALGTFGSFFGLLIAALAIVGSGRSLGGVDSVLLAVVLIGIGLKWLYFTVLECSPLQATLGKRRLKLVVTDSQGKQISWGRANRRYWSKTISGSILCIGFIMAGFNRKKQALHDIIADTLVSKKI, encoded by the coding sequence ATGAGTTACTGCATTAATCCCAATTGCCCAAAGCCTCAAAATCCTGAAAACTTGCTTTTTTGCCAAAGCTGTGGTTCTGATTTGCTTTTAAACGGGCATTATCGGGTCATGAGTATTTTGGGTGAAGGGGGTTTTGCTAAAACTTATGAAGTGAGTGATTGCGGCACGCCGAAAGTGCTAAAAGTGCTTTTTCTTCATCAGGAAAAGGCGATTTCACTGTTTCAGCAAGAGGCGCGAGTTTTGAGCCGGCTGCACCATCCTGGGATTCCGAGAGTCGAACCCGATGGCTATTTTACTTTTTACCCCAAAAATAGCGACCAGCCTGTATATTGCCTGGTGATGGAAAAAATAGCGGGGTTGGATTTAGAAGAGTGGATGAATGAGAGAAATCATCAACCGATTTCTGAAGCCTTGGCTATTAATTGGTTAAAAGAACTGGCAGAAATTTTAGACCGGGTTCACCAGCAAAATTATTTTCATCGAGATATCAAGCCGGCCAATATTATGCTGCGATCTGCTACGGATTCCCTGAATACAGGGCGTCAGGAATTGGCATTAATTGATTTTGGCACGGCGAGAGAAATTACCGCTACAGTTCTTGGAGGCCGGCACAATGGCACGCAAATCTTTTCAGCCGGCTATTCACCAATTGAACAAGTGAATGGTCAAGCGGTGCCTCAATCAGATTTTTTTGCATTAGGACGCACCTTTGTTTATTTACTCACTGGCTTGCCTCCGAGTGATCTGCCGGTGGATGCCGATACAGGCAATTTAATCTGGCGAGATCGGGCAAATATCTCGCAGCCAATGGCCGATTTGATTGATAATTTGATGGGGTTGTTTCCGGTTAACCGGCCTCAAAATGCCCAAATTATTTTACAGCGTTTAGCAGAAATAGAAGGCACTTTAAATCCAGTTCAGTACCCTTCGGCTAAGGTTAAATCTGCTAGTGGCAGTCAGAGTATTCAACCAGCAAATTATTCTGCTGCCGGCTTTTGGCGGCGTTTTTCTGCTTATCTAATTGATAGCACTGCTGTCACTGTTGGGGGAGCTGTTATTGGCAGTTTTTTAATTAATCATGTCTATAACCTAATTCAGGAGCCTTGGCAAGCTTTAAGCGTATTTTTAGGAGCAATGGTGCTAAGCGCATTGGGAACGTTTGGCAGTTTTTTCGGCTTGCTAATTGCAGCGCTGGCAATTGTGGGATCGGGAAGGTCTTTAGGGGGAGTGGATTCAGTTTTGCTCGCTGTCGTTTTAATAGGAATCGGGTTGAAATGGCTTTATTTTACGGTGCTTGAATGTTCTCCACTTCAAGCTACATTGGGAAAAAGACGATTAAAACTGGTTGTCACAGATTCTCAAGGAAAACAAATTTCTTGGGGACGAGCGAATCGGCGTTATTGGAGTAAAACAATTTCTGGGTCGATTTTATGTATTGGATTTATAATGGCCGGCTTTAATCGAAAAAAGCAAGCGCTGCACGATATCATTGCTGACACTCTCGTTTCAAAAAAGATATAA
- a CDS encoding protein kinase produces the protein MSFCLNPKCPNPSDLSNNHRDVCRHCGSELVVRGRYRIVRPLGGGGFGKTFEVDDQGSLKVLKILYKSHPKAVELFQQEATVLSRLQHPGIPTVEPGGYFTFLPHNFKEPLHCLVMEKIQGLNLEEWMKERESKPLSQEEALDCLKKIAEILDKVHQQQFFHRDIKPLNIMRRPNSQLVLIDFGAAREVTSTYLAKVGQGQNVTGIVSPGYTPPEQVNGKAVPQSDFYALGRTFVYLMTGSPPTAFPENPRTGKLIWREKAPQIQPEFADVIDYLMAPFPGNRPQNAQMILQCLADIEPGSSYNPQTGFSKPRLYGGNSNLLGRSTSRQISTSKQGSTTSKTRQKQKAGQYKKLLIRTGALALLFLAGTQLFSYWRYGNFPANPIRVLASIPSSRFLKKTLSSQVGHVNAITISPVPVGSKKANNFIFATASYGTLRLWEENTGKLGHAFFDAHSNAIGALAMTPDGKLLASGSNDKTIRLWNLEKHFRMLTIPAHAGSVNALAISPNGQTLVSASDDKTIRLWRLSTGQRILTIPAHAGPVNALAISPSGEIIASGSDDNTVKLWDLGTGKLLRSLVGHKGSVHALAISPDGKTLVSGSDDNTVKLWDLGTGKLRRTLEGHSSRVRSLAISPNGKTLVSAGDTIKLWNLKTGKHLETLLGHSKYVSSVAITPDGKTLISGSRDQTVKIWQMP, from the coding sequence GTGAGTTTTTGCCTCAATCCCAAATGCCCCAATCCCTCCGATCTGTCGAACAATCACAGAGACGTTTGTCGTCACTGCGGCTCAGAGTTGGTCGTGCGAGGCCGTTACCGGATCGTTCGACCACTTGGAGGCGGAGGCTTTGGCAAAACCTTTGAAGTTGATGATCAAGGCAGTTTAAAAGTCTTAAAAATTCTTTACAAAAGTCATCCCAAAGCCGTAGAACTGTTTCAGCAAGAAGCTACGGTTTTGAGCCGGTTGCAACATCCAGGAATCCCCACAGTAGAACCGGGTGGCTACTTCACGTTTTTGCCCCACAATTTCAAAGAGCCATTGCACTGCTTAGTGATGGAAAAAATTCAGGGGTTAAATCTTGAAGAGTGGATGAAAGAACGCGAAAGTAAACCGCTTAGCCAAGAAGAAGCCCTGGACTGTTTAAAAAAAATTGCAGAAATCCTGGATAAAGTCCACCAGCAACAATTTTTTCACCGGGATATTAAACCGCTCAACATCATGCGCCGGCCTAACAGTCAGCTGGTGTTAATTGACTTTGGGGCTGCCAGAGAAGTCACCTCAACGTATCTTGCAAAAGTCGGGCAAGGCCAAAACGTGACAGGCATTGTTTCCCCAGGCTATACGCCACCTGAACAAGTGAATGGCAAAGCCGTCCCCCAATCAGATTTCTACGCCTTGGGTCGCACCTTTGTCTATTTAATGACCGGCAGCCCCCCCACCGCATTTCCAGAAAACCCCCGCACAGGTAAGTTAATTTGGCGAGAAAAAGCCCCACAAATTCAACCAGAATTTGCCGATGTAATTGACTACCTGATGGCTCCATTTCCGGGCAACCGGCCTCAAAATGCCCAAATGATTTTACAGTGTTTGGCAGACATAGAGCCGGGGAGTTCATACAATCCACAAACAGGCTTTTCCAAACCTCGTCTTTACGGCGGCAACAGCAATTTGCTGGGGCGTTCTACCTCACGGCAAATATCTACTTCCAAACAAGGCTCCACAACCTCTAAAACCCGCCAAAAACAAAAAGCCGGTCAATATAAAAAACTATTAATTCGCACCGGCGCACTCGCATTACTGTTCCTTGCCGGCACCCAACTTTTTAGTTATTGGCGCTACGGAAACTTCCCCGCCAACCCGATCCGGGTGCTTGCCAGCATCCCCAGCAGCCGGTTTCTGAAAAAAACCCTCAGTAGCCAAGTTGGTCATGTCAACGCCATCACCATCAGTCCCGTTCCAGTGGGATCGAAAAAGGCAAACAACTTTATCTTCGCCACTGCCAGTTACGGAACGCTCAGGCTTTGGGAGGAAAACACCGGCAAATTGGGGCACGCCTTCTTTGATGCTCATTCTAATGCGATTGGCGCACTTGCCATGACCCCCGATGGCAAACTCCTTGCCAGTGGCAGTAACGACAAAACGATCCGGCTATGGAATCTTGAGAAACACTTCCGGATGCTCACGATCCCAGCTCATGCCGGCTCGGTCAATGCCTTAGCGATTAGTCCAAATGGGCAAACCCTCGTCAGCGCCAGTGACGACAAGACGATCAGACTGTGGCGGTTATCAACGGGCCAGCGGATACTCACGATCCCAGCTCATGCCGGCCCTGTCAATGCCCTAGCCATCAGCCCAAGTGGTGAAATTATTGCTAGTGGCAGCGATGACAACACCGTTAAGCTGTGGGATCTCGGCACCGGCAAACTGCTCAGATCCCTTGTGGGACATAAAGGATCGGTTCACGCACTTGCCATTAGTCCAGATGGCAAAACCCTCGTCAGTGGCAGCGATGACAACACCGTTAAGCTGTGGGATCTCGGCACCGGCAAGCTACGCAGGACTTTGGAAGGACATTCTAGTAGGGTTCGGTCGCTTGCAATCAGCCCGAATGGAAAAACCCTCGTCAGTGCCGGTGACACGATCAAGCTGTGGAATCTCAAAACCGGCAAACACTTAGAAACTTTATTAGGACACTCTAAGTATGTCAGTTCGGTTGCGATCACGCCCGATGGCAAAACCTTAATCAGTGGCAGCCGTGATCAAACGGTTAAAATTTGGCAGATGCCCTAG
- a CDS encoding FG-GAP-like repeat-containing protein, which yields MANFTEQTGSNNPFNGVNVGYFATPTFADIDSDGDLDAFVGSEDGNTYYFQNTGTASALAFADPVTNAFNLTDVRYLASPTFADIDSDGDLDAFVGEYLGNTLYYQNTGTASAPAFADPVTNAFNLTDVGRFPDPTFADIDSDGDLDAFVGSDDGNTYYYQNTGTASAPALAAPQINPFNLTNVGFSASPTFADIDGDSDLDAFIGNNEGNTYYYQNTGTTNAPAFAAPQINAFNLTDVGDYASPTFADIDDDGDLDAFIGNNEGIIRYYQNSTPVVPIVPIVSIAAGTSAAEGGATGTFILSLNEAAPDGGITVAYTVGGSATNGSDYTALTGTATFASGATTATINVVATNDAIIDPNESVTITLSDGASYDVATTPADTATVTIADNDIAYAIVANTATVAEGNTGTRAITYTITRTGRTDVASSVNIGFGGSATNNSDYTLAQVAGTGITNTGNTVNFASGATSATVTLNVVGDTVVESNETIQVSLTPNTTPGGFQATVPNTTPATTTITNDDAAGLLRTGTAGNDTLYGQGGNDTLQGLAGNDNLQSGGGKDLVLGGTGRDSLMGGAGDDSLDGGDDNDTLLGGDSNDSLLGGNNNDSLLGGAGNDWLDGGANNDTLTGGTGSDTLTGGTGQDFFVFASGNRADTLLDFTTTGSNQDTIGLAGGLRFEQLTITSAANPANTIIKITDSDEILATLIAVQANSLNSSHFLSI from the coding sequence ATGGCAAACTTCACTGAACAAACCGGCAGCAATAATCCCTTTAACGGTGTAAATGTGGGATATTTTGCGACCCCCACCTTTGCCGATATTGACAGCGACGGCGATTTAGACGCCTTTGTTGGGTCAGAGGACGGCAACACGTACTACTTCCAGAATACAGGCACCGCCAGCGCCCTAGCCTTTGCTGACCCCGTCACCAACGCCTTCAACCTCACGGATGTGAGGTATTTGGCGTCCCCCACCTTTGCTGATATTGACAGCGACGGCGATTTAGACGCCTTTGTTGGGGAATATCTCGGCAACACGCTCTACTACCAGAATACAGGCACCGCCAGCGCTCCAGCCTTTGCTGACCCCGTCACCAACGCCTTCAACCTCACGGATGTGGGGCGTTTTCCGGACCCCACCTTTGCTGATATTGACAGCGACGGTGATTTAGACGCCTTTGTTGGGTCAGATGACGGCAACACGTACTACTACCAGAATACCGGCACCGCCAGCGCCCCAGCTTTGGCCGCTCCCCAAATCAACCCATTCAACCTCACAAATGTGGGGTTTAGTGCGTCCCCCACCTTTGCCGATATTGACGGCGACAGCGATTTAGACGCCTTTATTGGGAATAACGAGGGCAACACGTACTACTACCAGAATACAGGTACCACCAACGCCCCAGCCTTTGCCGCCCCCCAAATCAACGCTTTCAACCTTACGGATGTGGGGGATTATGCGTCCCCCACCTTTGCCGATATTGACGACGACGGCGATTTAGACGCCTTTATTGGGAATAACGAGGGCATTATCCGCTATTACCAAAACAGTACGCCGGTAGTGCCGATAGTGCCGATAGTGAGTATCGCCGCCGGCACTTCTGCGGCAGAAGGTGGCGCAACGGGCACCTTTATCCTCAGCCTCAATGAGGCTGCACCGGATGGCGGTATCACCGTCGCTTACACAGTAGGGGGAAGCGCCACCAATGGCAGTGACTACACAGCATTAACCGGCACCGCCACCTTTGCTTCTGGAGCAACCACTGCCACCATCAATGTGGTTGCCACCAACGATGCGATTATCGACCCCAATGAAAGCGTTACCATTACCCTCAGCGACGGTGCCAGCTACGACGTAGCCACAACCCCAGCCGACACGGCAACCGTCACCATTGCAGACAACGACATTGCCTACGCCATCGTTGCCAACACCGCTACAGTCGCAGAAGGCAACACCGGCACCAGAGCCATTACCTACACCATCACCCGCACCGGGCGCACCGATGTCGCCAGCAGCGTCAATATCGGCTTCGGCGGTAGCGCCACCAACAACAGTGATTACACCCTAGCCCAAGTTGCCGGCACCGGCATCACCAATACTGGCAATACGGTTAACTTTGCCAGTGGTGCAACATCTGCCACCGTCACCCTCAACGTTGTCGGTGATACAGTGGTTGAAAGCAACGAAACGATTCAAGTTTCACTAACGCCCAACACCACCCCAGGCGGTTTTCAAGCAACAGTTCCCAACACTACCCCGGCCACAACCACAATTACCAATGATGACGCCGCCGGCCTGCTGCGTACAGGCACCGCAGGTAACGACACGCTCTACGGTCAAGGCGGCAATGATACCTTGCAAGGATTGGCCGGCAATGACAACCTCCAGAGCGGTGGCGGCAAGGATCTGGTACTTGGCGGCACAGGTCGAGATTCCCTCATGGGTGGAGCCGGTGATGATTCCCTTGACGGCGGTGACGACAATGACACCCTGCTGGGCGGTGACAGCAATGACAGCCTGCTGGGCGGCAACAACAATGATTCCCTCTTAGGTGGCGCTGGTAACGACTGGTTAGACGGTGGAGCGAACAACGACACCCTCACGGGCGGAACAGGTAGCGACACCCTCACGGGCGGCACTGGTCAAGACTTCTTTGTCTTTGCCTCCGGAAACAGAGCTGACACCTTACTTGACTTCACCACCACAGGCAGCAATCAAGACACTATTGGCTTAGCCGGCGGTTTGAGATTTGAGCAGCTCACCATTACCTCAGCCGCTAATCCTGCCAATACCATTATCAAGATCACCGATAGCGATGAAATTCTAGCGACTTTAATCGCAGTGCAAGCTAACTCTCTCAACAGTTCTCATTTCCTGAGCATTTAA